A window from Salarias fasciatus chromosome 11, fSalaFa1.1, whole genome shotgun sequence encodes these proteins:
- the hamp gene encoding hepcidin-1, with protein MKAFSIAVAVTLVLAFICILEVSAVPFAGVQELEEAGSNDTPVAAHQETPMEPWMITNHLRQKRHGHIAMCRWCCNCCRRQKGCGPCCLF; from the exons ATGAAGGCATTCAGCATTGCAGTTGCAGTGACACTCGTGCTCGCCTTTATTTGCATTCTGGAGGTCTCCGCCGTCCCGTTCGCCGGG gtgcaggagctggaggaggcagggaGCAACGACACTCCAGTCGCGGCGCATCAAGAGACGCCGATGGAACCGTGGATG ATAACGAACCACCTCCGGCAGAAGCGCCACGGCCACATCGCAATGTGCCGCTGGTGCTGCAACTGCTGCAGACGCCAAAAGGGCTGCGGACCCTGCTGCCTGTTCTGA